From the Synechococcus sp. Nb3U1 genome, the window CTGTGGGCCTCGGATCCGAATCGGGAATATTAAGCAAAACTTAATATACTGACTTTGGGATCCCTTTCCCCATGCCCTCTACCCTGGTGCGTTATGACCGATTCCGTGGCCCCCCAGGTCTGTACCTGTTGCACCTGCATCTACATGGCCTGTTGCGTGGGCAGGCGTTGGAGTTGGGACGGGATGCGGATACGGGGGCCAGACCCGCTATGTTCTTGATTTGGCAAGGGCTTTATCCCAGCAGCCGCAAGTGGAACGGGTGGATCTCGTAACACGGCAGGTGGTGGATACCAAAGTCAGCCCCGACTATGCCCAGCCCTGGGAGCCTCTCACCGACAAAGCCCAGATTGTGCGGCTGCCCTTTGGCCCACGCCGCTATTTGCGCAAAGAAGTGCTCTGGCCCCACCTGGATGCTTTGGTGGAGGAACTTTTACGTTACCTGCGGTGGGTGGGACGACTGCCGGATGCCATTCATGCGCACTATGCAGATGCCGGGTATGTGGGGACGCGATTGGCAGGGTGGCTCGGGATCCCTTTGATTTACACGGGACACTCCCTCGGGCGCGTCAAACGACAGCGGTTGTTGCAACAAGGACAAAAGCCGGAGGTTATCGAAGCGCAATTTCATCTGCAGCGGCGGATCGCGGCGGAAGAGGCCACCCTAGCCAGTGCGGCTTTGGTGATCACCAGCACCCGTCAAGAGATCGAGGAACAGTACTCGCTTTACCAGCAGTACCATCCCCAGCGGATGCAGGTGATCCCGCCGGGGATCAACTTGGAGCGGTTTCATCCTCAATCTCGTTCAGGCCGCCCTCCTATTGCCGAGAGCCTAGAGCGGTTTCTCCAGGATCCCCGCAAGCCCTTGATCTTGGCTTTGTCGCGGGCTTCTTCTCGCAAAAATGTTGCGGCACTGGTGCGGGCCTACGGCGAGGATCCTGATTTGCAAGTGTTGGCCAACTTGGTGCTGATCCTGGGCAACCGCGAGGATATCCGCAAGCTGGAATCGGAATCTCGCCAGGTGATGACGGAGTTGTTGCTGCTGATCGACCGCTACGACCTCTACGGTCGGGTTGCCTACCCCAAATCCAACCACCCGGAAGATGTGCCAGCCTTGTATCGTCTGGCAGCCCGTCAACGGGGCGTGTTGGTCAACCCGGCCCTAACCGAACCCTTTGGACTCACCCTGTTGGAAGCGGCCGCCTGTGGTCTGCCGATTGTGGCCACCCAAGATGGGGGCCCACGCGACATTCTTGCCGCCTGTCAGAATGGCCTGCTAGTGGATCCTTTGGATCTGGGATCCATTCAAACTGGCCTGAAAACCGCCCTCAGCCAACCGGAGCAATGGCAGCAGTGGAGCCGCAATGGCCTGCAAGGGGTACGCAAGCACTACACTTGGCCCAGCCATGTCAAACCCTATCTCAGTCAACTGCGCCCTCTGCTGAAACAACCTTCCCTAACCTTGCCCACCGCTCTGCGGAACTTTCCTCTGCCCGACTCACCCAAACGACCGCTTCCTCGCCAAGTCCCGACAGGGATCCCCAGCCGCAATCGCATGCCGTTACACTTTCGCCTGTTAATCGCCGATATCGACGGTACCTTGATCGGGGATCGAGAAGGATTACGGCAGCTGTTGATCGCCCTCAACAAAGCCAATCCGAGTGTGGGATTGGGCATTGCCACAGGGCGCTGTCTGGAGAGTGCCCTGGAGGTGCTGTGGGAGTGGGAGGTGCCGATACCGGAGCTGCTGATCACCTCCGTTGGTGGAGAGATTCACTATGGCCCGCAACTCACCCTGGATCAGAGCTGGCAAGATTTCATCAGCCCCAATTGGCAACCGGAGGCCATTCGCACCGCCATGGCGCAACTACCCGGCCTTAGGCCACAGCTTCCCGTTACCGATCGACCCCTAAACAAAGTGGGCTATATTCTCGATCCGGCCCAAGCTCCCAAACCCCGCCAGATTTTGCAACACCTGAAGCAGCAGCAGCTCCCCGCCAGAGCCATTTTCTGTCATCAGCGCTATTTGGATCTGTTGCCTCAACGGGCTTCAAAAGGAGA encodes:
- a CDS encoding HAD-IIB family hydrolase — its product is MARALSQQPQVERVDLVTRQVVDTKVSPDYAQPWEPLTDKAQIVRLPFGPRRYLRKEVLWPHLDALVEELLRYLRWVGRLPDAIHAHYADAGYVGTRLAGWLGIPLIYTGHSLGRVKRQRLLQQGQKPEVIEAQFHLQRRIAAEEATLASAALVITSTRQEIEEQYSLYQQYHPQRMQVIPPGINLERFHPQSRSGRPPIAESLERFLQDPRKPLILALSRASSRKNVAALVRAYGEDPDLQVLANLVLILGNREDIRKLESESRQVMTELLLLIDRYDLYGRVAYPKSNHPEDVPALYRLAARQRGVLVNPALTEPFGLTLLEAAACGLPIVATQDGGPRDILAACQNGLLVDPLDLGSIQTGLKTALSQPEQWQQWSRNGLQGVRKHYTWPSHVKPYLSQLRPLLKQPSLTLPTALRNFPLPDSPKRPLPRQVPTGIPSRNRMPLHFRLLIADIDGTLIGDREGLRQLLIALNKANPSVGLGIATGRCLESALEVLWEWEVPIPELLITSVGGEIHYGPQLTLDQSWQDFISPNWQPEAIRTAMAQLPGLRPQLPVTDRPLNKVGYILDPAQAPKPRQILQHLKQQQLPARAIFCHQRYLDLLPQRASKGDAVQFFARKWGYALTDILVAGDSGNDESMLTCGALAMVVRNYSPELKKLHQGYRPIYFAQQSHAWGILEALHHFDWLA